The DNA region ctactcTTGACATCTATCTGACACTAAAACGCCACAACACCCACAAATCAGGGCTTCATCTGGCACCCCCATTTATTCTTGACATGCGCTCTGAACCCTCGCTTCAAATATCCCATCACTGTGACATGTCTATTACATGTCTAAATGTATGAATGTTGAAAAAGACACAGAATCTCACTTCTTTGTGTAAATAAGAGTGAAAAGacaatttaattgttttatgtttctttcagatgtgaagagtgattcatgtttggatatagaaataacgtcctcaacatcaaaagagcgactgacagcacaaactctttcctgcatcacctgtggaaagacattcagctcacagagacatttagagagacatgagagaaaacacacagaacagaaactcttcaccagatctgagatcagctttactaccttacaagagaagaaacttcattcacaagagcacagagagaagaagaagaagaagaagcagtttCACTGTGAGCAGTGTGGGAGGATTTGTGTCTCTTCCTATAAACTAAATATTCACATGAGGATACACAGcggtgaaaaacctttcaactgcactgaatgtggaaAATACTTCAGAACCAAACCAAATCTTAAAATTCATCAGAAAATTCACACTGAAGAGAAACCTTttcactgtagtgtctgtgggaagagttttagtcatTGGAATAAGTTACTTAATCACAaaagaattcatacaggtgaaaaacctttcaaatgctctcagtgtgacaagacatt from Paramisgurnus dabryanus chromosome 8, PD_genome_1.1, whole genome shotgun sequence includes:
- the LOC135771738 gene encoding uncharacterized protein — translated: MFLSDVKSDSCLDIEITSSTSKERLTAQTLSCITCGKTFSSQRHLERHERKHTEQKLFTRSEISFTTLQEKKLHSQEHREKKKKKKQFHCEQCGRICVSSYKLNIHMRIHSGEKPFNCTECGKYFRTKPNLKIHQKIHTEEKPFHCSVCGKSFSHWNKLLNHKRIHTGEKPFKCSQCDKTFGCSSNLRVHRRVHTGEKPYLCSVCGRSFSQQTTLLNHKRVHTGQKPFKCSQCDMTFAQSGYLKSHQRVHTGEKPYHCSVCGKSFSVKGSLLKHNRVHTGEKPFKCSQCDKTFACSSNLKAHQRLHTGEKS